GGAAGATCAACCAGAGTGACGGCTTCGACTGTCCGGGGTGCGCGTGGCCGGATCCATCCCACCGGTCCGTGCAGGAGTACTGCGAGAACGGCGCGAAGGCAGTGGCGGAGGAGGGCACGCAGGAGCGCGTGACGCCGGAGTTCTTCCGCGAGTGGAGCGTGGCGCGGCTGGCGGAGCAGTCCGACCTGTGGCTGGGCAAGGCGGGCCGGCTCACGCACCCCATGGTGCTCCGCGAGGGCGCGGCCCACTACACGCCCCTCTCCTGGGAGGAGGCCTTCGCGCTGGTGGCGGAGGAGCTGAACGCGCTGGGCTCGCCGGACGAGGCGGCCTTCTACACGTCCGGCCGCACGAGCAACGAGGCGGCGTTCCTCTACCAGCTGTTCGTGCGGGAGTTCGGCACCAACAACCTGCCGGACTGCTCGAACATGTGCCACGAGTCCAGCGGCACGGGGCTCACGGAGACGATTGGCATTGGCAAGGGGACGGTGACGCTGGAGGACTTCGACCACGCGCAGGCCATCTTCGTCATCGGGCAGAACCCCGGCACCAACCACCCGCGCATGCTGACGGCGCTCCAGGCCGCCGCGCGCCGGGGCTGCGAGATCGTCAGCGTCAACCCGCTGCCGGAGACGGGGCTCAACCGCTTCAAGCACCCGCAGGAGGTGCTGCACCTGTTCGGTCCGGGCACGGCGCTGAACAAGCTGTTCCTCCAGGTGCGCATCAACGGCGACGTGGCGCTGCTCCAGGGGCTGGGCAAGGCGCTGCTGGAGCGGGAGGCGAAGGCGCCGGGCACGGTGGTGGACCGGGCCTTCGTCGAGGGCAGGACGGCGGGCTTCGACGCGTACGTGGCGCACCTGGGCACGGTGTCCTGGGACGACGTGGTGGAGGAGAGCGGCGTCCCGCGCGAGCAGATTGAAGCGGCGGCGGACATCCTGGCGCGCTCCGAGCGCACCATCTTCTGCTGGGCCATGGGGCTCACGCAGCACCGGAACGCGGTGGGCAACGTGCAGGAGGTGGTGAACCTCACGCTGTTGCGCGGCAGCATCGGGAAGCAGGGCGCGGGCGTGTGCCCGGTGCGCGGTCACAGCAACGTGCAGGGCGACCGCACCATGGGCATCTGGGAGCACGCGAAGCCGGAGTTCATGGACGCGCTGTCGAAGGAGTTCGGCTTCGCGCCGCCGCGCCACCGGGGCCTGGACACGGTGGGGACGCTCCAGGCGATGCATGACGGGCGCGTGAAGGTGTTCTTCGCGATGGGGGGCAACTTCCTGTCGGCCACGCCGGACACGGAGTTCACCGCGCGGGCGCTGAGGCGTGCGCGGCTCACGGTGCACGTGTCCACGAAGCTTAACCGCGCGCACCTGGTGCATGGCCAGCGCGCGCTCATCCTCCCGTGCCTGGGGCGGACGGAGCACGACGTGCAGGCGGCGGGGCGGCAGTTCGTGACGGTGGAGGACTCGATGGGGATGGTGCACGCGTCGCGCGGCGCCGTGGCCCCCGCGTCCGAGCACCTGCTCAGCGAGCCCGTCATCGTGGCCCGGCTGGCCCGGGCGGTGCTGGGAGCGCGCTCGAAGGTGCCGTGGCTGTCGCTGGTGGAGGACTACGACCGGGTGCGCGAGCTCATCCAGCGATGCATCCCGGGCTTCGAGGACTTCAACCGCCGCGTGCGTGAGCGCAACGGGTTCGCGCTGCCCAACGGTCCGCGCGAGGGGCGCTTCACGACGAAGGACGGCAAGGCGCACTTCACGGTGCACGCGATGCCGCGCCACCGGCTGGAGCCCGGGCAGCTGTTGATGATGACGCTGCGCTCGCATGATCAGTACAACACCACCGTGTATGGCCTGGACGACCGCTACCGGGGCATCCACCAGGGCCGGCGCGTGGTGTTCCTTCACCCGGAGGACGTGAAGGCGCGCGGGCTGACGGCGGGGCAGAAGGTGGACCTCACCAGCCACTTCCAGGGAGAGACGCGGGTGGCGCGCGAGTTCCTGGTGGTGCCGTACAACATCCCGCGCCAGTGCGCGGCGACCTACTTCCCGGAAGCGAACGTGCTGGTGCCGGTGGACAGCTTCGCGGAGAAGAGCCGCACGCCCACGTCGAAGTCGGTGGTCATCACCGTTGCCCCCAGCCCCGTGGCCCAGGCGCTGGCTCCGGCAAGTCCTTCGAGGTCCGGGTGAGCCTGTCGCAGCCGTTGGTGGAAGCCTCCTGGCCGGAGCCGCTCCAGGCCCTCCATGCGCGCGTCGCCTCGACAGCGCCGCAAGAGGCCGTGGCGTCGAGCGCGGAGTGGCGCGAGGACTTCGCCCGCTGGGTGCGAGGCGCGTCCCTGGAGGAGCGCAACCGGGCCCAGGCCGCCGCGTGGGAGCGGCTGTCCCCGGGAGAGCGCACCCCGGCGGAGCTCCTCTTCCTGCTGTCCACCCTCAACGAGCTGCTCTGGCCCTACGAGGAGCCGCGCCCGGGCCTGCTGAAGCAGCTGCTCGCGCGGCAGCACGCCGCGGTGACGGCGCTCCGCGACGCGGGCGATACGGAGAGCGCCGAGCGCATCCAGCGCGAGAGCACCGTGACCGTGTCCACGGTGCTGACGCGCTACCTCAAGCGCCACCCGGAGGCGCTGTCGACGCTGGTGCGCGACGTGCCCTGCACGTACGACGGCCGCGCGCTGCGCTTCCAGGACACCGTGGAGGTGGACCTCAAGTACGTCATGGGCGCGGGGGCGAAGTCGGTGGACCTGCTGGAGCAGCTGCGCGCGCTGCTCCCCGATACCCGCGACGGCGGCCGCGACAAGCTCACCGACTTCATCCGCACTCGCGCCGCGCGCATCCCCTGGCGCGAAGCGAGTGAAGTGCTGGGCGAGCGCCTCTTCTCGCTGGCCACGTCGGAGGACGGCCGCGGCGGCATGCGCGGCTTCCTCGCGTGCTACCCCAACGGGCGCAAGGAGCCGGACTGGTGCTCGCGCGCGGGGCTCCTGCTGGCGCGCACGGTGGAAGTGGGCGGGCCGCCCGCGGTGGTGGAGAACCTCTGCGACCTGCTCACGCTCTTCGACGCGCCCCCGGTGGACGGGCTGCGCGGAGCGCTGGGCGCGCTCGTGCAGAGTGACTTCGAGACGGCCGCCGACCTGGGCCACGCGCGCTTCGTGCTCGACCATTGCCAGGGCACGATGCGCAAGGCCGAGCCCGCGCTGGCGCTCACGCTCCTGTGGCTGGAGGAGCGGCTGTTCCGCGCCTCCATCCGGCGCGGCGTGCCGGAGGCCTTCGAGCGGCGCGCCCGTGCTCGCGCGAAGCTGGAGTCGCTGCCCGGCTTCACGCACCTGGTGTGGCTGGCGGAGGAGTGCGCGGAGATGTGGCCGCGCTTCCGCACGCCCGCGCGGCCCGGCCTGGACGGGCTGGTCGCCTGGCGCAAGGAGGTGACCTGGCGCATGGGCCGCAAGCCCGTGCTGCGCAAGGCGGCCATCGAGTTCCTCCTGTGGTGCGCGCCGGAGGAGGCTTCGTCGGAGGCGGAGCTGGCCACGCTGGCCCTGGTGCGCACCGCCACGGATCGGCGGCAGGTGCGCCGCCTGCTGGAGCACCCCTCCCCGCGGGCCCGCTTCCGCGCCCGCTCGCTCCAGGCCTTCCTCCAGGCGGGCGCGGGGCAGGGGAAGCACGCGCCTGACTTCGAGCCCTCCGAGCCCACGACGCTGACAGCCTCCCTGCGCCACCTGCACGCGACGCGCGCGGTGCCCGTGGGCGGCCGCACGTGGCTGCGCGACCGCGACCTGGAGGACCTGCTCGTGGGCGCGGTGGGGCGCGTGGAGGCGGACGTCGCCCAGCGCCATCCCCAGCGCTTCCGCGAGGAGACGTCGGAGCTGGTCGCGGGGCTCCTCGAAGGCCTGCGCTCGGAGCTGGAGCGCGTGCAGGCGGACCTGGGTTCGCTGGTGGCCTCGCCGCTGTCGCTGTCCATGGCCGTGCGCCGCCAGCCGGCTCCGCCTCCGGACGGTGGCGCGGAGGTGGCCTTCGTCGTGTCCGTGGAGCGCGAGGGCTTCGTGCGCACGCGCCGCGTCGTCCGCGTGCCGGTGGCGAAGCTGGAGCAGCGCGGGGAGGGGCAGTGGCTGCCTGGCTTCCGCCTGGGCCGCGAGCGCCTGGACGCGCTGCTCGCCCGCACGGAGGCCGCGTTCTGCCTCTTCCTGGTGCCCGCCTTCGTGCGCCCGGAGTGCTGGGTGGTGCCCGCGCGGCTGGCGCGGGCCCTGATGGAGACGCAGGGCGCCCTGTCCGGCGTGCCTCGCGACGCCGCGCAGGGGGCGTCCCGGTCCCTGGCGCAGTGGCTGGTGTACGACGTGCTGGGCCTGTGGGTGGGCGACGAACGGCCCGACGTGGTGGAGGCGGCGCGCCAGGGCGATGGCGCCGCGGAGTTCGTGGTGGACCTCACGGTCCGCTGACCCCTCGGAAAAAGCCCCCGGGAAATGTCCGGGAATATCCAGAAGCCCCGGCGTAAAGGCCCATGAGGGGTGCGGGAACAACGCCTGGGAGGGGTCCCGGGTGACAGGTCCGGCCGTCGGCTGACGGCGAAGCAGGCATGCCTCCACGCGCGCAGCGTCGCGCGTGTCTCCAGGGAAGACAGAGGCATTCATCATGAAGACTTCGTTGCGTGCGGCGTGGGCCCTCCTGGGCCTGGCCGTCACGGCCGGACTGGGTGCGTGTGGCGAGGGCTCCGGCATGAACGCCGAGCACCGCCTGGTGTCGTCCTCCGATGAGCCCGTCCTCGCGCAGCAGACGTCGGCGCTGTCGGACACGCTGGAGCAGTACGCGGCCAAGTGCGACGCGGCCATCGGCGCGACGGTGCCGGACTTCAACTGCGAGCTGGGCACGGTCGTCCCGACGACGAACCACGTCAACGGCAAGTGTGACCGGCCCAACCGGCTCAACCAGCAGTGTGATCCGGGCAGCCGCTTCCAGGTGCTGAAGGACACGGCGGACGTGTCCATCGTCGCGCATTGCCGCAAGCAGGGGAACGCGGCGAACTACTACGGCGACATCGCCGTCATCCAGACGAACAAGAAGAACGGCGCCACCTGCTTCTACCAGGCGCTGGGCGTACTCTACGGCGCGGACGTGAAGGCCCCCTCCAAGGGCACGGGCGCGTGGAGCTGGAAGACGCCCGCGGACACGGCGTCCATCCGGTGCGTGCGCTGCCATGACAACGGGGCGCTCATCCGCTCGCCGTACCTGACGCAGGTGACGGGCGTGAACAAGCTGCCGGGCGCGGGGGACTTCGGCTTCAACCACGACCAGCCCTACCGCTTCATCGGCGCGGACTTCGCGACGTGGAAGGCCTACAAGGTGGAGGTCGCCGGCAACGTGTGCCTGGGCTGCCACCGCATGGGCACGAACAACCAGCTGGGCTACGACGACGGCGTGGCGCTGGACCTGGGCGTCCGCGCGACCGCGACGTCGGAGGTGGCGAAGAACCCGCACTCGCCCGCGTCCCCCATCTGGATGATGCCGGGCTCCACGTACTACGACGCGAACAACGCGAGCGCCGCCGCCGCGATCCGCGCCTGCGCGCTGCGCCGCAACGAGGTGCCGCTGCCCAACACCTCCGCGTGCCGCATCACCCAGTACACGGACGTGGGCGTCCCCAACCTCCCGGGCACCTTCACCGCCGTCTGGGAGCCGGGCACGCAGTCGGAGCTCCAGGCCTACGCCCGCACCTATACGGAGTACCGCGAGAAGTATGATCAGCTCTGGTCGCAGGGCTGGCGCCTGCACACGCTGCAGCCGTACGTGGTGGGCACGCAGGTGTACTACAACGCCGTCTGGCGCCCGGGCACCGAGGGCGAGCTCCAGCTCTACGGCGCCTCGTACACGGCCTTCCGGGCGAAGTACGACGAGCTGTGGCCGCAGGGCTGGCGCCTGAAGATCCTCCAGCCGTACGTGGTGAACGGGCAGACGTACTACACGGCCGTCTGGCGCCCGAGCACGGAGGGCGAGATCCAGCTCTACGGCGCGACGTATGCGTCCTACCGCTCGACGTACGACTCGCTCTGGCCGCAGGGCTGGCGCCTGAAGCTGCTCCAGCCGTACGTGGTGAACGGGCTGACGTACTACACGGCCGTCTGGCGCCCGAGCACCGAGGGCGAGGTCCAGGTCTACGGCGTCACGTACGCGTCCTACCGCGCGACGTATGACTCGCTCTGGCCGCAGGGCTGGCGCCTGAAGCTGCTGGAGCCGTACGTGGTGAACGGCCAGACGCTCTACACGGCGGTGTGGCGCCCGAGCACCGCGAGCGAGTTGCAGCTGTACGACTCGGACTACAGCGGCTACCGCGGCCGCTACGACGAGCTGTGGCCGCAGGGCTGGCGCCTGAAGATCCTCCGCGCCTACTGAAGCGCGGTCCACCACACGCCACCGGTCCCGGGGGGAGCCGTGTCCTCAATGAACCTGTCGAACGAGGAGTCCGCCGTGTCGCGTTTCCACTGCGAGCTGAAGCTGGAGCAGAAGGGGGCGCACGCGCGGGCCCCGGGTGAACGTCAGGGGACGTTCGTGGACGGGGTCCGGTGGCGTCAGTCGAGAGCACGGGGGCGGAGCGGCTCCGCGGGGGGGCAACCGCCCGCGCGGCACGACGCGGAGGCCGTCGCGCCCGAACGAAGGCAGCCCCTCACGGGCATCGGGCCGGGCCACGAGGAGGCCCTGTCCGCGCACGACCTGCAGTCCGGTTCCGGGTACGCCGAGGCCTCCGCTGGACACCGGATGCAGGCCGAGCCGTTGCACGCGGAGGCCTCACCGGAGCTGACGAACGACGCAGGACCGGTGGCGCCGCCGGAGCGGGCGACCTTCGGAGACCTGGTGGCCACGTCCGTCGCGACGCGGGCCAGCTTCGAGCGGATGGCGTGCGCGGCGGCGTGCAGCGCCACGGTGCTGCTGGAAGGGGAGACGGGCACCGGCAAGAGCCGCGCGGCGCAGGCCATCCACCGCTCCGGGGCCCGCGCGAACGCGCCCTTCCTCGTCGTGGACTGCGGCGCGCTCCCGGCCAACCTCCTGGAGAGCGAGCTGTTCGGCCACGAGAAGGGGGCCTTCACCGGCGCCATCCAGCGGCGCGTGGGCGCCTTCGAGGAGGCCGACGGCGGCACCATCTTCCTGGACGAGATTGGCGAGCTGCCCGCCGAGCTCCAGCCGAAGCTCCTCCGCGTGCTGGAGAACCGGGAGATCCGCCGCCTGGGCTCCAACACGTACCAGCCGGTCAACGTGCGGGTCATCGCGGCCACGCACCGCGACCTGCGCCAGGAGGTCCAGGAGGGCCGCTTCCGCGCGGACCTCTACTTCCGCCTCGCGGTGGTGGGCATCTCCATTCCGTCACTGCGCGAGCGCACGGAGGACATCCCGTTCATCGTCGAGCGCATCCTCGCGGGGCTGGGCGCCACGCCCGAGCAACAGGCGAAGCTCACCACGCCGGACTTCCTCGCGCGGCTCCAGCGCGCCGCCTGGCCGGGCAACGTGCGCGAGCTGCGCAACCACCTGGAGCGCTGCCTCGTCTTCCAGGACGCGCTGCCGCCCACCGAGCCCGATGCCACGAATCCCCTGGCTCCCACGGGTTCTCGCACGGTGGACCCGTCGCTGACGTACGCGGAGGCACGGCGCCGGGCGCTGGAGAACTTCGAGCGCGACTACGTCGAAGCGCTCCTCAAGCTGCACGGAGGCAAGGTGTCCCGGGCCGCCGCCGCCGCGGACATGGACCGCGTCTACCTGTACCGGCTCCTGCGCAGACACGGCCTCAAGAGCTGACGCGCTCACAAAACCCACGCGCGGCGCGGACAGGTGTCGGAGAATCCGCCGCATGTCCGCTCCCATCC
Above is a window of Corallococcus caeni DNA encoding:
- a CDS encoding FdhF/YdeP family oxidoreductase, translated to MEQGQDGGGNALAVPAAQTPLEARAPDVGPVKTVAGGVPAVLSAFKHVLSEAGPWRGGKLVWKINQSDGFDCPGCAWPDPSHRSVQEYCENGAKAVAEEGTQERVTPEFFREWSVARLAEQSDLWLGKAGRLTHPMVLREGAAHYTPLSWEEAFALVAEELNALGSPDEAAFYTSGRTSNEAAFLYQLFVREFGTNNLPDCSNMCHESSGTGLTETIGIGKGTVTLEDFDHAQAIFVIGQNPGTNHPRMLTALQAAARRGCEIVSVNPLPETGLNRFKHPQEVLHLFGPGTALNKLFLQVRINGDVALLQGLGKALLEREAKAPGTVVDRAFVEGRTAGFDAYVAHLGTVSWDDVVEESGVPREQIEAAADILARSERTIFCWAMGLTQHRNAVGNVQEVVNLTLLRGSIGKQGAGVCPVRGHSNVQGDRTMGIWEHAKPEFMDALSKEFGFAPPRHRGLDTVGTLQAMHDGRVKVFFAMGGNFLSATPDTEFTARALRRARLTVHVSTKLNRAHLVHGQRALILPCLGRTEHDVQAAGRQFVTVEDSMGMVHASRGAVAPASEHLLSEPVIVARLARAVLGARSKVPWLSLVEDYDRVRELIQRCIPGFEDFNRRVRERNGFALPNGPREGRFTTKDGKAHFTVHAMPRHRLEPGQLLMMTLRSHDQYNTTVYGLDDRYRGIHQGRRVVFLHPEDVKARGLTAGQKVDLTSHFQGETRVAREFLVVPYNIPRQCAATYFPEANVLVPVDSFAEKSRTPTSKSVVITVAPSPVAQALAPASPSRSG
- a CDS encoding sigma-54 interaction domain-containing protein — translated: MNLSNEESAVSRFHCELKLEQKGAHARAPGERQGTFVDGVRWRQSRARGRSGSAGGQPPARHDAEAVAPERRQPLTGIGPGHEEALSAHDLQSGSGYAEASAGHRMQAEPLHAEASPELTNDAGPVAPPERATFGDLVATSVATRASFERMACAAACSATVLLEGETGTGKSRAAQAIHRSGARANAPFLVVDCGALPANLLESELFGHEKGAFTGAIQRRVGAFEEADGGTIFLDEIGELPAELQPKLLRVLENREIRRLGSNTYQPVNVRVIAATHRDLRQEVQEGRFRADLYFRLAVVGISIPSLRERTEDIPFIVERILAGLGATPEQQAKLTTPDFLARLQRAAWPGNVRELRNHLERCLVFQDALPPTEPDATNPLAPTGSRTVDPSLTYAEARRRALENFERDYVEALLKLHGGKVSRAAAAADMDRVYLYRLLRRHGLKS